The following proteins are encoded in a genomic region of Cryptomeria japonica chromosome 11, Sugi_1.0, whole genome shotgun sequence:
- the LOC131041432 gene encoding protein trichome birefringence-like 36 — protein sequence MDPIGGSEPSPRKMMIAILTLVLCLLSLKDFEVHGGTQANCDFFSGKWVHDPSYPLYAALKCPYITKPFDCKANGRPDSDYQEWRWQPNGCDTPRFSARGLLEKLRGKKLVFVGDSITQNQFLSLICLVSEVFPTTFNPRSHMNNRFISTEYNVSIEFSWAPFLVDLETNNEGKRILHVDEIQSNSAHWIADVLIFESSKWWPEVLGSQRWDIVMEGNQSYTNMNPMVTYSKALTTWAQWVSSNLDPQTQVFFRSTSFSHYNSQRRCDSEKEPIEDPSYDPQPTAHAAILQQVLSTTKFPVKFFNIFRNSVFRKDGHPSMYTIPNITEPEHQDCTHWCLSGVPDSWNQLLYAILLGA from the exons ATGGACCCAATTGGAGGGAGTGAACCATCTCCCAGGAAAATGATGATTGCAATTCTAACTCTTGTGCTCTGTCTCTTATCACTTAAGGATTTTGAAGTTCATGGAGGCACACAAGCAAATTGCGATTTCTTCTCTGGGAAATGGGTCCATGATCCCTCCTATCCTCTCTATGCTGCTTTAAAATGTCCTTACATTACCAAACCATTCGATTGCAAAGCAAATGGTAGACCAGATTCTGATTATCAGGAGTGGAGATGGCAGCCAAATGGCTGTGATACTCCAAG ATTCAGTGCCAGGGGCTTGCTGGAGAAGCTGAGAGGGAAGAAATTGGTGTTTGTTGGTGACTCCATAACCCAAAACCAGTTTCTGTCCCTGATCTGCCTTGTCTCTGAAGTGTTTCCAACTACATTCAATCCCAGGAGTCACATGAATAATAGATTCATTTCTACT GAATATAATGTTTCGATTGAGTTTTCATGGGCTCCATTTTTGGTTGACCTTGAGACAAACAATGAGGGGAAGAGAATTCTTCACGTGGATGAGATTCAAAGCAACTCTGCTCATTGGATAGCTGATGTCCTCATCTTTGAGTCATCTAAATGGTGGCCAGAGGTTTTGGGCTCACAAAG ATGGGACATAGTCATGGAAGGCAACCAAAGCTATACCAACATGAACCCAATGGTAACTTACAGTAAGGCACTGACTACATGGGCACAATGGGTATCTTCAAATCTGGATCCCCAAACTCAGGTCTTTTTTCGCAGCACCTCATTCAGCCATTACAACAGTCAGAGAAG ATGCGACAGTGAGAAGGAGCCCATTGAAGATCCCTCATACGACCCTCAGCCAACTGCTCATGCGGCCATACTCCAGCAAGTTCTGAGCACCACTAAATTTCCAGTAAAATTCTTCAACATCTTCCGTAATTCAGTATTTCGCAAAGATGGGCATCCATCAATGTACACGATCCCTAACATTACAGAACCTGAGCACCAAGATTGTACCCACTGGTGTTTATCAGGCGTTCCCGATAGCTGGAACCAGCTACTATACGCGATCTTATTGGGGGCCTAA